A genome region from Altererythrobacter aquiaggeris includes the following:
- a CDS encoding MarC family protein, giving the protein MLELFISAFITLFVVIDPPGCAPIYAGLTKGATAAQSRSMAVRACIIAAIILVVFALFGEDLLGALHIELDSFRIAGGLMLFWIAFEMVFEKRTQRREERAEKVASTPQVEDVSVFPMAMPMLAGPGAIAAIMLLTNTARGTEETLIVLAALGAVLLLTMLALIGARPLIRMLGDRVEAVITRLLGVLLAALAAQYVIDGLKGSFGI; this is encoded by the coding sequence ATGCTTGAATTGTTCATATCCGCGTTCATTACGCTGTTCGTGGTGATCGATCCGCCGGGCTGCGCACCAATCTATGCGGGACTGACAAAGGGGGCGACAGCCGCACAATCGCGCTCGATGGCTGTCCGCGCGTGCATTATTGCCGCGATAATTCTGGTGGTCTTTGCGCTTTTCGGGGAAGATCTGCTCGGCGCGCTGCATATTGAACTTGACAGTTTTCGCATCGCTGGCGGCTTGATGTTGTTCTGGATCGCATTTGAAATGGTGTTCGAGAAGCGGACCCAGCGGCGCGAAGAACGCGCCGAAAAGGTTGCCTCCACGCCGCAGGTCGAAGATGTTTCGGTATTCCCGATGGCCATGCCGATGTTGGCGGGACCGGGCGCAATCGCCGCCATAATGCTGCTGACAAACACGGCGCGGGGCACTGAAGAAACGCTGATCGTCCTGGCGGCACTGGGCGCGGTTCTGCTGCTGACGATGCTGGCATTGATCGGCGCGCGGCCGCTGATCCGTATGCTGGGCGACCGTGTGGAGGCAGTTATCACGCGCTTGCTTGGCGTATTGCTGGCAGCGCTTGCGGCGCAATACGTAATTGACGGATTAAAGGGATCGTTTGGTATCTGA
- a CDS encoding LON peptidase substrate-binding domain-containing protein yields the protein MIVKTRLSIFPMPGAILFPELQLPLHFFEPRYRALVSDALARDRRIAMVQPKGGGEKPALFDIGCIGRIGDVEALDDGRFNVLLEGEKRFRIIRELDVATPFRQVEAELIDDPENEALSSVERAGFEQEARRFAASQGYDVDWGSVERLDDTALINGVSQIAPFDSAAKQALLEANTLGERCELMVQLMQFFGLRGDDGDGRVTLQ from the coding sequence ATGATCGTGAAAACCCGCCTGTCCATCTTTCCGATGCCGGGAGCGATCCTGTTTCCAGAGCTGCAATTGCCGCTGCATTTTTTCGAACCGCGTTATCGCGCGCTGGTCAGTGATGCATTGGCCAGAGACCGCAGGATTGCGATGGTCCAGCCAAAGGGCGGCGGTGAGAAACCTGCCCTGTTCGACATTGGCTGTATCGGCCGGATCGGAGATGTGGAAGCGCTGGACGATGGCCGGTTCAATGTTCTGCTGGAGGGCGAGAAGCGGTTCCGTATCATCCGCGAACTCGACGTTGCCACCCCGTTTCGCCAGGTCGAAGCGGAACTGATCGACGATCCGGAAAACGAAGCGCTCAGCTCGGTCGAACGCGCGGGTTTCGAGCAGGAGGCACGCCGTTTTGCCGCATCGCAAGGTTATGATGTTGACTGGGGTTCTGTCGAACGGCTCGACGATACAGCACTGATCAACGGCGTTTCGCAAATCGCCCCCTTCGATTCGGCCGCCAAACAGGCGCTGCTGGAAGCAAATACGTTAGGCGAGCGCTGTGAATTGATGGTTCAGCTGATGCAGTTTTTCGGACTTCGCGGCGATGATGGTGATGGCCGCGTAACCTTGCAATAA
- a CDS encoding tetratricopeptide repeat protein, with protein MGLNIEEQKAVDTFRTEVVEPSMTKLVILDFWAEWCGPCKALTPVLEKVAAEYADKGVILAKINVDEQQFIAAQFQVKSIPTVYAMFQGQPVADLTAARSESQLRQNIDQLLEQLPVEAGAGTAEPVADIEPLLAMGEELLIGGDAERAASVFAQITEMMPDNAASHGGLVRSLVAAGQLDQARAAFEAIPEAVKNDPAVTQAKSVMDLASDVPDQAELEALRDAAASDPDNMDAQFAFANAAFAANARDDAADTLLMMVESDREWNDSAARAKLLQIFEAVGLEDEWVVGTRRRLSRILFG; from the coding sequence ATGGGCTTGAACATCGAAGAGCAGAAAGCTGTCGATACCTTTCGAACGGAAGTGGTCGAACCGTCGATGACCAAGCTCGTCATCCTCGATTTCTGGGCCGAATGGTGCGGCCCCTGCAAGGCCCTGACGCCGGTGCTTGAAAAAGTTGCTGCCGAATACGCTGACAAGGGTGTAATTCTGGCCAAGATCAACGTCGATGAGCAGCAGTTCATTGCCGCGCAATTCCAGGTCAAATCGATCCCGACGGTGTATGCCATGTTCCAGGGGCAACCGGTCGCCGACCTCACCGCCGCCCGCAGCGAATCGCAGCTACGGCAAAACATCGACCAGTTGCTCGAGCAATTGCCTGTCGAGGCCGGGGCCGGGACCGCAGAACCGGTAGCCGATATCGAACCGCTGCTGGCGATGGGTGAAGAATTGCTGATTGGCGGCGATGCTGAGCGTGCGGCATCCGTGTTTGCACAGATCACCGAAATGATGCCCGATAATGCGGCGTCGCATGGCGGTCTGGTCAGATCACTGGTTGCAGCCGGCCAGCTTGATCAGGCGAGGGCGGCTTTCGAAGCAATTCCGGAAGCTGTCAAAAACGACCCCGCGGTCACGCAGGCCAAAAGCGTCATGGATCTGGCAAGCGATGTCCCCGATCAGGCCGAATTGGAGGCGCTCCGTGATGCAGCGGCTTCTGACCCTGATAATATGGATGCGCAATTTGCCTTCGCCAATGCGGCATTTGCCGCAAACGCGCGGGACGATGCCGCCGACACTCTGTTGATGATGGTCGAAAGTGACCGGGAGTGGAATGACAGCGCGGCGCGGGCAAAGCTCTTGCAGATTTTCGAAGCCGTTGGTCTGGAAGACGAATGGGTTGTGGGCACGCGCCGGCGGCTTTCGAGGATTTTGTTTGGATGA
- a CDS encoding TonB-dependent receptor: MSSAAAASLLVGMPAYAQQQPAEPDAESLQDDFHDRRAAGEIIVTGVGLDELDVLAGTSVMEGVELQRNMAGQIGDVLAKLPGVSASSFSPGASRPILRGFSGERVKVLVDGIGSIDVSNTSVDHAVTVDPLTADRIEVLRGPAVLLYGSQAIGGAVNIIDKRIPPRRPDEPVHIDAIAGADTAYDLREFGGSVDLPLGNELAFHFDASWRQTNDFRIAGNAVAPQLRADLLAEAQADEADDPEEAAELRAAALQSGTVPNSATETFSAGAGIALFSGGNELGFALGIYDTAYGIPARPGAGHAHDENASEAEEPEGEERVSIDLRQTRADLRGLFQLGGLFEEARLRLGYSDYTHTEFEGDEVGTVFDVSGFEGRAELVQQDRNGWRGTVGGQFYYRDFGAEGAEAYVAPNITSQYALFALQEFDVGQIQLELAGRWDRSDVRSQTLAVSRSFDSFSGALGAAYETNSGLRFGVNASRAERAPSAEELFSNGPHIATQAFEIGDTALSAEHALGLEGFVRGAVGPASVSVAVFSNWFSDYIYLSETGASEDGLPVFQYLQGDADYYGLEGEVKLPLVSTGSWRLDAELRGDYVNAKLKDGTPLPRIPPVSLLGALEGGAGGFDGRIEVQWSAQQKQTAPFETRTGSFAFVNASLAWKPIRGKDNVTFILQADNIFDITGRRHASFTKDFVPLAGRNIKLSARASF, from the coding sequence ATGTCCTCCGCCGCGGCGGCATCGCTGCTTGTGGGTATGCCTGCATATGCGCAGCAGCAGCCTGCGGAACCTGACGCTGAAAGTTTGCAGGACGATTTCCACGACCGCCGCGCGGCTGGTGAAATAATCGTGACGGGCGTTGGTCTGGACGAGCTGGATGTGCTTGCGGGTACTTCGGTGATGGAGGGGGTGGAACTGCAGCGTAATATGGCGGGCCAGATCGGCGATGTACTGGCCAAGCTGCCCGGTGTCTCGGCCTCCAGCTTCTCGCCGGGTGCCTCGCGACCTATCCTGCGCGGTTTTTCGGGTGAGCGGGTCAAGGTCCTCGTGGACGGAATCGGTTCGATCGATGTGTCCAACACATCGGTTGACCATGCCGTAACCGTGGACCCGCTGACAGCCGACCGGATCGAAGTGCTGCGCGGTCCTGCCGTGTTGCTATACGGAAGTCAGGCCATTGGCGGCGCGGTTAATATCATCGACAAGCGTATCCCGCCCAGACGGCCAGACGAACCCGTTCATATCGATGCCATCGCAGGCGCCGATACCGCGTATGATTTGCGCGAATTCGGCGGATCTGTCGATCTGCCGTTGGGCAACGAACTGGCGTTTCATTTCGATGCGTCATGGCGCCAGACCAATGATTTCCGGATTGCCGGTAATGCGGTAGCGCCCCAGCTGCGCGCAGACCTGCTTGCGGAAGCGCAGGCCGATGAAGCGGACGATCCGGAAGAGGCCGCGGAATTACGCGCAGCCGCCCTCCAAAGCGGTACAGTGCCCAACAGCGCTACAGAGACATTCAGCGCGGGCGCGGGCATCGCATTATTCTCTGGCGGAAACGAGCTAGGCTTCGCACTCGGCATATATGACACCGCATACGGTATCCCGGCGCGGCCAGGCGCCGGACACGCGCATGACGAAAACGCATCCGAAGCCGAGGAACCGGAGGGGGAAGAGCGCGTATCGATCGATCTGCGTCAGACCCGCGCCGATTTGCGGGGCCTGTTTCAATTGGGCGGACTGTTCGAAGAGGCACGCCTGCGCCTGGGTTACAGCGATTACACACACACTGAATTCGAAGGTGATGAAGTTGGCACCGTGTTCGATGTGTCCGGGTTTGAAGGGCGCGCAGAACTGGTTCAACAGGACCGCAACGGATGGCGCGGCACGGTTGGCGGCCAGTTCTATTATCGTGATTTCGGCGCAGAAGGCGCAGAAGCCTACGTTGCCCCCAATATCACCAGCCAATATGCCTTGTTCGCACTTCAGGAATTTGATGTCGGTCAAATCCAGCTGGAGCTGGCAGGCCGGTGGGATCGCAGCGATGTCCGATCGCAAACACTGGCCGTGTCCCGCAGTTTCGACAGCTTTTCCGGCGCATTGGGTGCGGCTTACGAAACGAATTCCGGTTTGCGTTTCGGCGTGAACGCGTCGCGCGCGGAACGTGCCCCCAGCGCCGAAGAACTGTTCAGCAATGGCCCGCATATTGCCACCCAGGCATTCGAAATCGGCGATACCGCGCTGTCAGCCGAACACGCGCTGGGTCTGGAAGGTTTTGTCCGCGGCGCGGTCGGCCCCGCCAGTGTCAGCGTTGCAGTTTTCAGCAACTGGTTTAGCGATTATATCTATCTGAGCGAGACCGGAGCCAGCGAAGACGGTCTGCCCGTTTTCCAGTACCTGCAGGGCGACGCGGACTATTACGGACTTGAAGGGGAGGTTAAACTCCCGCTTGTGAGCACCGGCAGCTGGCGATTGGACGCAGAACTGCGCGGCGACTATGTGAACGCCAAATTGAAAGACGGCACCCCGCTCCCGCGTATACCACCGGTCAGTTTGCTTGGCGCTCTGGAGGGCGGGGCCGGTGGGTTTGACGGCAGGATCGAAGTGCAATGGTCGGCGCAGCAAAAACAGACCGCCCCGTTTGAAACCCGAACCGGCAGCTTCGCTTTCGTGAATGCATCACTTGCGTGGAAACCGATCCGCGGGAAAGACAATGTCACGTTTATTCTGCAAGCGGATAATATCTTCGATATCACCGGCCGCCGGCACGCCAGCTTTACAAAGGATTTCGTGCCCTTGGCGGGACGAAACATAAAGCTGAGCGCACGGGCCAGTTTCTAG
- a CDS encoding saccharopine dehydrogenase family protein has product MSKAGRPFDIIVYGSTGYTGRLVAEYLTEHYKGRTDAPKWAMAGRSAQKLAEVRDLIGAPSDTPLVVADADKPETLKAMCEQTRVVLTTVGPYILYGEPLVAACTQAGTDYCDLSGEPTWMYQMIEKYSDAAKASGARICFSSGFDSVPFDLGVLMLQKESVKRFGKPASRVKGRVRGMQGGPSGGTVASMKETMKAVAKNPKLIGVLQSSFGLTPGFEGPKQPSGMIPEYDKDLGKWAAPFIMATINTKNVHRTNFLLGHPYGEDFKYDEMMLTSAGEMGEKAAKAVAGMMANPFGAKPPAPGEGPSKEERENGFYDVVFIGETTDGEKLNYGVKGRYDPGYGSTSRMIAETAIALSHSDAAGGIGTPGSFLGETLVKRLEENAEISFSVED; this is encoded by the coding sequence ATGAGCAAAGCCGGCCGCCCGTTCGATATTATCGTTTATGGATCGACAGGATATACCGGGCGTCTTGTCGCCGAATATCTGACCGAACATTACAAAGGGCGCACAGACGCACCCAAATGGGCCATGGCCGGGCGGAGCGCGCAAAAGCTTGCCGAAGTACGCGATCTGATCGGCGCACCAAGTGACACCCCGCTGGTCGTGGCCGATGCGGACAAACCCGAAACATTGAAAGCCATGTGCGAACAGACCCGCGTGGTTTTGACGACGGTGGGCCCTTACATCCTCTACGGCGAGCCATTGGTCGCGGCCTGCACACAAGCGGGCACGGATTATTGCGATCTTTCGGGCGAACCGACGTGGATGTACCAGATGATCGAGAAATACAGCGATGCCGCAAAGGCCAGCGGTGCGCGTATCTGTTTCTCGTCGGGCTTCGATTCCGTACCCTTCGACCTGGGTGTACTCATGCTGCAGAAGGAATCCGTGAAGCGGTTTGGCAAGCCTGCCAGCCGGGTAAAAGGCCGTGTGCGGGGCATGCAGGGCGGTCCTTCGGGCGGAACGGTTGCCAGCATGAAAGAAACCATGAAGGCAGTCGCCAAAAATCCCAAGCTGATCGGCGTATTACAAAGCTCGTTCGGACTGACGCCCGGCTTCGAAGGTCCCAAGCAGCCCTCCGGCATGATCCCCGAATATGACAAGGACCTGGGAAAATGGGCCGCACCGTTTATCATGGCGACGATCAACACCAAAAATGTTCACCGAACCAATTTCCTGCTGGGCCACCCTTACGGGGAAGACTTCAAATATGACGAGATGATGCTCACCAGCGCGGGCGAAATGGGTGAAAAGGCGGCCAAAGCTGTTGCCGGCATGATGGCCAATCCGTTTGGTGCCAAGCCGCCCGCGCCGGGTGAAGGGCCAAGCAAGGAAGAACGTGAAAACGGCTTTTACGATGTGGTTTTCATCGGCGAAACGACTGATGGCGAAAAACTGAATTACGGCGTCAAAGGCCGGTACGACCCGGGTTATGGATCAACCAGCCGGATGATTGCCGAAACAGCGATCGCGCTTTCGCACAGCGATGCTGCGGGCGGGATCGGCACGCCGGGTTCATTTCTGGGCGAAACATTGGTTAAGCGATTGGAAGAAAACGCTGAAATCAGCTTTTCGGTGGAAGACTAG
- the dcd gene encoding dCTP deaminase produces MAILSDKWIRQQARDHKMIEPFVEAQRRDGCISYGLSSYGYDARVSPEFKIFTNVNSSVVDPKQFDPDSFVDRETDVCIIPPNSFALARTVEYFRVPNDVLVICLGKSTYARCGIIVNVTPLEPGWEGHVTLEFSNTTPLPAKIYANEGACQFLFLKGNEPCETTYADRAGKYMRQRGVTLPKL; encoded by the coding sequence ATGGCGATTCTCAGCGATAAATGGATCCGGCAACAGGCCCGCGATCACAAGATGATCGAACCCTTCGTGGAAGCGCAGCGCCGCGATGGTTGCATCTCGTACGGGCTCAGTTCCTACGGCTATGATGCGCGCGTTTCGCCGGAGTTCAAGATATTCACCAATGTAAACAGCAGTGTCGTTGATCCCAAACAATTTGACCCGGACAGTTTCGTCGATCGCGAAACCGACGTCTGCATCATTCCGCCCAACAGTTTTGCGCTGGCCAGAACGGTCGAATATTTTCGTGTGCCCAATGATGTTCTGGTCATCTGTCTGGGCAAATCGACTTACGCGCGCTGCGGCATCATCGTGAACGTCACGCCGCTGGAGCCGGGCTGGGAAGGCCACGTCACGCTGGAATTTTCCAACACCACTCCGCTGCCGGCAAAAATCTACGCCAACGAAGGTGCTTGCCAGTTCCTGTTTCTCAAAGGCAATGAACCTTGCGAGACAACCTACGCGGACCGTGCCGGAAAATATATGCGCCAGCGCGGCGTTACCTTACCCAAACTCTAG
- the putA gene encoding bifunctional proline dehydrogenase/L-glutamate gamma-semialdehyde dehydrogenase PutA, with product MSHASPFPDRTAFRLAYRQDENACSAERMEHAAPASAIHGQASDLAAKLIVGARRRKASGIDAFLHQYGLATDEGIALMCLAEALLRVPDHATADALIRDKLGGIEWSEHMGESSSTFVNAATFSLMLTGEVLDRPEKHQRGMGATLKRTVGRLGEPVIRKATLQAMKILGGQFVFGRTIDEALKRARPEREDGLTHSFDMLGEAAMTFADAERYRLSYETALDRLAAEAGDGVVRSPGISVKLSALHPRYEFLHAREVVADLVPVVKNLAMKARDADIHFTIDAEEADRLELSMDIIEALAGDDELFAGGWTGFGMAVQAYQKRAVPLCDWIAGLARKNGRRLMVRLVKGAYWDTEIKLSQVGGFTDFPVFTRKLATDVSYLACAARLIEASDAVYPAFATHNAYTVGAIKALAGDHTEFEFQRLHGMGEDVFAELAAVERGAGNRITPVRIYAPVGGHKDLLAYLVRRLLENGANSSFVNRMADADVPPEELTTDPVADLAALEPKRNPAIPLPANIFADRVNSAGVDLSDPLVLEPLTARLAGLTSLHWSAQPTFLSGDDGEVAPITMPQDLASEVGTRRDALPVEVTGAISLAQEIQPGWNALGGERRAALLETAADLFEDHTDEFLSLCQREAGKTLPDAVLELREAVDFLRYYAAEARRQFTAPTILPGPTGEENRLSLVGRGVFATISPWNFPLAIFIGPAAAALAAGNAVIAKPAEQTPLIAALAVKLCHQAGIPAEVLQLLPGAGDVGEMITSDPRLAGVAFTGSTDTARAINRSLAAREGPIATFIAETGGQNAMIVDSSALPEQVTRDVIASAFQSAGQRCSALRMLYLQDDIADDMLAMIRGAFEALNIGDPAIRATDVGPVIDPDAKAALERHVARRKKAGFAVWRRELPRGLTDGCFVAPTIIELGSILDLKRENFGPVLHVARFKADELGQVVGDINETGFGLTLGLHSRIEATRRFVEERAKVGNFYVNRNQIGAVVESQPFGGEGLSGTGPKAGGPHYVARFATERVVCIDTTAAGGNASLLAG from the coding sequence ATGTCACATGCGTCCCCGTTCCCCGATCGTACAGCCTTTCGCCTCGCCTACCGGCAAGATGAAAATGCCTGCTCGGCAGAGCGGATGGAACATGCTGCCCCGGCATCGGCCATTCATGGCCAAGCGTCGGATCTGGCCGCCAAGCTGATCGTGGGCGCACGCCGCCGCAAGGCCAGCGGGATCGACGCCTTTCTGCATCAATATGGCCTCGCGACCGATGAAGGCATCGCACTCATGTGTCTGGCCGAAGCGCTGCTGCGCGTGCCCGATCACGCCACTGCCGATGCGTTGATCCGCGACAAGCTGGGCGGTATCGAATGGTCCGAACATATGGGTGAAAGCTCGTCCACTTTCGTCAATGCCGCGACATTCTCGCTCATGCTGACAGGCGAAGTGCTGGATCGGCCCGAGAAACACCAGCGCGGCATGGGCGCGACGCTGAAGCGCACAGTCGGCCGGCTGGGCGAACCGGTGATCCGCAAGGCAACCTTGCAGGCGATGAAGATCCTTGGCGGGCAATTTGTGTTTGGCCGGACCATCGACGAGGCTTTGAAGCGGGCAAGGCCCGAGCGCGAGGACGGTTTGACCCACAGCTTCGATATGCTTGGCGAAGCGGCGATGACATTTGCAGATGCCGAACGCTACCGCCTGTCTTATGAAACAGCCCTTGACCGTCTGGCCGCAGAAGCGGGCGACGGCGTGGTGCGTTCGCCGGGCATTTCGGTAAAACTTTCAGCGTTGCACCCGCGTTATGAATTCCTGCACGCCAGGGAAGTTGTTGCCGACCTTGTCCCGGTCGTAAAAAATCTGGCCATGAAGGCGCGCGATGCGGACATCCACTTCACAATCGATGCAGAAGAAGCCGACCGGCTCGAACTGTCGATGGATATCATCGAAGCTCTGGCCGGTGATGACGAATTGTTCGCTGGCGGCTGGACCGGCTTTGGCATGGCGGTGCAGGCATACCAGAAACGGGCCGTGCCGCTGTGCGACTGGATTGCCGGATTGGCGCGGAAAAACGGCCGCAGACTGATGGTAAGGCTGGTCAAGGGCGCTTATTGGGATACCGAAATCAAGCTGAGCCAGGTTGGCGGCTTCACGGATTTCCCCGTATTTACGCGCAAACTTGCGACGGATGTATCGTATCTCGCCTGTGCTGCGCGGCTTATCGAGGCATCGGACGCGGTTTATCCCGCCTTCGCCACGCACAATGCCTATACGGTGGGCGCGATCAAGGCGTTGGCGGGTGATCATACCGAGTTTGAATTCCAGCGGCTTCACGGCATGGGCGAAGATGTTTTCGCAGAGCTTGCCGCAGTGGAACGCGGCGCGGGCAATCGCATCACGCCCGTCCGGATATATGCGCCCGTCGGAGGGCATAAGGACCTGCTGGCTTATCTGGTCCGCCGCCTGCTCGAAAACGGTGCAAACTCGTCCTTCGTCAACCGGATGGCAGATGCCGACGTTCCGCCGGAAGAATTGACCACCGACCCTGTTGCTGACCTTGCTGCGCTTGAGCCCAAGCGGAACCCTGCAATACCTCTGCCGGCCAATATCTTTGCAGACCGGGTCAACAGCGCCGGGGTGGATCTGAGCGATCCGCTGGTTCTCGAGCCGCTGACTGCGCGGCTGGCCGGGCTGACCAGCCTGCACTGGAGCGCGCAGCCGACTTTCCTGTCGGGTGATGATGGAGAAGTGGCACCGATAACCATGCCGCAGGACCTTGCCAGCGAAGTCGGAACAAGGCGCGATGCCTTGCCGGTAGAAGTTACCGGCGCGATCAGTCTGGCGCAGGAAATCCAGCCCGGCTGGAACGCGCTGGGCGGCGAGCGCCGGGCGGCGCTGCTGGAAACGGCGGCTGACCTGTTCGAGGATCATACGGACGAGTTTCTGTCGCTGTGTCAGCGCGAGGCCGGTAAAACCCTGCCGGATGCGGTTCTGGAATTGCGTGAGGCAGTCGATTTCCTGCGTTATTACGCGGCCGAAGCGCGGCGACAATTCACTGCTCCGACCATTTTGCCCGGCCCGACCGGTGAAGAAAATCGCCTGTCGCTGGTGGGGCGCGGCGTATTCGCCACGATCAGCCCGTGGAATTTTCCGTTGGCGATCTTCATCGGGCCAGCCGCGGCTGCACTGGCCGCCGGTAATGCCGTGATTGCAAAGCCTGCCGAACAAACGCCGCTGATCGCCGCGCTGGCAGTGAAACTGTGCCACCAAGCAGGCATTCCCGCAGAAGTTCTGCAATTACTGCCCGGCGCCGGGGATGTCGGGGAGATGATCACTTCCGACCCGCGGCTGGCCGGCGTTGCATTCACCGGATCGACCGATACTGCCCGCGCAATCAACCGGTCACTGGCCGCGCGCGAAGGACCCATTGCCACGTTTATTGCAGAAACCGGCGGCCAGAACGCAATGATCGTCGATTCCTCCGCATTGCCCGAACAGGTCACGCGCGATGTGATTGCCAGCGCGTTCCAGAGCGCGGGTCAAAGATGTTCGGCCCTGCGGATGCTCTATCTGCAGGATGACATCGCAGACGATATGCTGGCCATGATCCGCGGGGCATTCGAAGCGCTCAATATCGGCGACCCGGCGATCCGGGCGACCGACGTAGGGCCGGTTATCGACCCCGATGCCAAGGCAGCACTGGAACGCCATGTGGCGCGCCGCAAGAAAGCCGGTTTCGCGGTGTGGCGCCGCGAGCTGCCGCGCGGCCTGACAGACGGCTGTTTTGTCGCCCCGACGATTATCGAGCTTGGCTCTATCCTCGACCTGAAACGCGAAAACTTCGGTCCGGTGCTCCATGTTGCGCGCTTCAAGGCAGACGAACTCGGACAGGTAGTCGGCGATATAAATGAAACCGGGTTCGGCCTGACGCTGGGATTACACAGCCGGATCGAAGCCACCCGCAGATTTGTCGAAGAGCGGGCAAAAGTGGGCAACTTTTACGTCAATCGCAACCAGATCGGCGCGGTGGTCGAAAGCCAGCCGTTTGGCGGCGAAGGCTTGTCGGGCACCGGACCCAAAGCCGGCGGCCCGCATTACGTTGCCCGCTTTGCAACAGAACGTGTGGTCTGCATCGATACAACTGCGGCGGGCGGAAACGCTTCGCTGCTTGCGGGTTAA
- a CDS encoding acetyl-CoA C-acetyltransferase, with product MTDAYIIDAVRTPRGIGKVGKGALADRHPQHLAATVLKALAERSSLDTGDVDDVIWSTSTQKGKQGGDLGRMAALDAGYDITSSGMTLDRFCGGGITAVNLAAAQVMSGMADCVVAGGTEMMSFTSDITQKEMAAGFAPPMMGSGNERLQQVHPQSHQGICGDAIASMEGFTREELDAVGLRSQQRADIAIKEGRFDKSLVPVLGDDGEVLLDHEEFPRPQTTAEGLAELQPSFAKIADMPLDQNGTTFRKLINQKYPDLDIRHFHHAGNSSGVVDGAAAVLITSGDYAEKHGLKPRARIVATANMGDDPTLMLNAPVPAAKKVLEKAGLTKDDIDLWEINEAFAVVAAKFIRDLDLDIEKVNVNGGAIALGHPIGATGSMLIGTMVDELERQGKRYGLVTMCAAGGMAPAIIVERV from the coding sequence ATGACAGATGCCTATATTATCGACGCAGTCCGCACCCCCCGCGGTATCGGCAAGGTCGGCAAGGGCGCGCTGGCCGACCGCCATCCCCAGCATCTGGCCGCAACCGTGCTCAAGGCTCTGGCTGAACGCAGCTCGCTCGATACCGGCGATGTCGATGATGTTATCTGGTCCACTTCCACGCAAAAGGGCAAACAGGGCGGCGATCTTGGCCGCATGGCGGCGCTCGATGCGGGCTATGACATTACCAGTTCGGGCATGACGCTGGACCGGTTCTGCGGCGGCGGCATCACGGCTGTAAATCTTGCCGCGGCGCAGGTGATGAGCGGCATGGCCGACTGCGTGGTGGCTGGCGGAACCGAGATGATGAGCTTTACCTCGGACATCACGCAAAAGGAAATGGCTGCCGGCTTCGCGCCGCCGATGATGGGGTCGGGTAACGAGCGCCTGCAACAGGTGCACCCGCAGTCGCATCAGGGGATTTGCGGCGATGCGATTGCCAGCATGGAAGGCTTTACCCGCGAAGAGCTTGATGCGGTCGGTCTGCGTAGCCAGCAGCGTGCCGATATTGCGATCAAGGAAGGCCGGTTCGACAAGAGCCTGGTTCCCGTGCTGGGCGACGACGGTGAAGTGCTGCTCGACCATGAGGAGTTTCCCCGCCCGCAAACCACCGCCGAGGGACTGGCCGAATTGCAGCCCAGTTTTGCCAAGATCGCCGATATGCCGCTCGATCAGAATGGCACCACTTTTCGCAAGCTGATCAACCAGAAATACCCCGATCTGGACATCCGGCACTTTCATCATGCGGGCAATTCTTCGGGCGTGGTCGATGGCGCTGCAGCGGTGCTGATCACTTCCGGCGATTATGCCGAAAAGCATGGGCTCAAACCGCGCGCGCGGATTGTGGCCACCGCAAACATGGGCGATGATCCCACGCTGATGCTGAACGCGCCGGTCCCGGCTGCGAAAAAGGTCCTTGAGAAAGCCGGCCTGACCAAAGACGACATCGATCTATGGGAAATTAACGAAGCCTTCGCGGTGGTCGCGGCAAAATTCATCCGCGATCTCGATCTCGATATAGAGAAGGTCAATGTAAATGGCGGCGCGATTGCGCTGGGTCATCCAATTGGTGCAACCGGCTCGATGCTGATCGGGACCATGGTGGACGAGTTGGAGCGTCAGGGTAAGCGCTACGGACTGGTCACCATGTGCGCGGCAGGCGGCATGGCGCCGGCAATTATTGTCGAGCGGGTCTGA